Proteins encoded together in one Amblyomma americanum isolate KBUSLIRL-KWMA chromosome 1, ASM5285725v1, whole genome shotgun sequence window:
- the LOC144133686 gene encoding uncharacterized protein LOC144133686, whose product MADKNPTVVPEARVRTKAEPQTMFKELLAKTARNARLLDRRKNTPQPSHHSGVLHKPTTSSHRKLPESRLGARKPLKPTMVWRSPNASPRLLAASPAPLSPLAEESPVQLYPRPSLRSPRHDLNATFNKLRAWRSPQEDRPRTSYNSSPRLPQYDIRRDHNDFDSTRNYESSGSNQSVPLYRPRHLRPPRRRAWDSPLAAERRDHLQPASIAVSPTRDFQRARRCWNEAPSEGLLVHHALHAEGHFIPPRGAISSPGVRKRPGDNMIRRFGSHAAWVTDEYAKHKQQGPGYYGSP is encoded by the exons ATGGCCGATAAGAACCCCACCGTTGTCCCCGAGGCCAGGGTACGGACAAAGGCCGAGCCACAGACCATGTTCAAAGAACTCCTGGCCAAGACTGCCCGGAACGCGAGGCTGTTGGACAGACGCAAGAACACACCGCAGCCGAGTCACCACA GCGGCGTACTGCACAAGCCGACCACGTCGAGCCATCGGAAGCTTCCGGAATCACGGCTCGGGGCACGGAAACCGCTGAAGCCGACTATGGTGTGGCGGTCCCCTAACGCATCGCCTCGATTACTCGCAGCAAGTCCTGCTCCATTATCCCCGCTAGCGGAGGAGTCACCCGTACAGCTCTACCCTAGACCAAGCCTTCGCAGTCCCCGGCACGACCTCAACGCAACCTTCAACAAACTTCGAGCCTGGCGCTCGCCCCAGGAGGACCGGCCCCGGACCTCGTACAACAGCAGCCCCCGGTTGCCTCAATATGACATCAGGCGCGATCACAATGATTTCGATAGCACCCGAAATTACGAATCCAGCGGATCAAACCAATCAGTCCCGCTTTACAGGCCTCGTCACTTGAGGCCTCCCAGGCGTCGCGCGTGGGATTCACCACTGGCCGCTGAACGGCGCGACCACCTTCAACCAGCCAGCATTGCCGTCTCACCGACACGTGACTTCCAGAGGGCGCGCCGGTGCTGGAATGAGGCTCCCTCTGAGGGGCTGCTGGTGCACCACGCTCTTCACGCCGAGGGACATTTCATTCCGCCGCGGGGCGCCATTTCGTCTCCCGGGGTTAGGAAGAGGCCCGGGGACAACATGATCAGACGTTTCGGATCGCACGCCGCGTGGGTTACGGACGAGTACGCCAAGCACAAGCAGCAAGGACCTGGCTACTACGGATCGCCTTAG